From Staphylothermus hellenicus DSM 12710, a single genomic window includes:
- a CDS encoding histone deacetylase family protein produces MVKLRIIIEANSLRKHSPWFEHPEKPERIKYIIDGIKKNGLTDYVELVNHSYNEKEVLHVLERVHCRNYIEYIMKCRNNAPCEIDPDTYFSETSYELAMETFDLSYKTGLSIREQEKIFLVIRPPGHHAGRCGKAFNASTLGFCIFNNAAAAVLGFKDRGFNRVAILDIDVHHGNGAQEIFYKNKDVLHIDIHRNPHDFYPFTGFPEDIGIGKGRGYSANFIVLPHTGDDSYVQIVDYAFKLIQLYGPEALVVSAGFDGYKNDGLADLDLSQYSYYYIGWKLSKIDVPVIIVLEGGYSLGLIEGIPAFLNGLLSIEKQYGKTITNNKTSSYNLMIAEKIFNTITKLWRQRHE; encoded by the coding sequence TTGGTTAAACTCAGAATTATTATTGAAGCTAATTCGTTGAGAAAACATAGTCCTTGGTTCGAACATCCAGAGAAGCCTGAAAGGATTAAGTATATTATTGATGGAATCAAGAAGAATGGATTAACTGATTATGTTGAACTTGTTAATCATAGTTATAATGAGAAAGAGGTTCTACATGTTCTTGAACGTGTTCATTGTAGAAATTATATAGAATACATTATGAAATGCCGAAATAATGCTCCATGCGAAATTGATCCTGATACGTATTTTAGCGAGACCAGCTACGAATTAGCTATGGAAACGTTTGATCTATCATATAAGACAGGGTTATCTATTAGGGAACAAGAAAAAATATTTCTAGTAATAAGGCCTCCTGGGCATCATGCGGGTAGATGTGGAAAAGCATTTAATGCGTCAACTCTGGGATTCTGCATATTCAATAATGCTGCAGCTGCTGTCCTTGGATTTAAAGATAGAGGTTTTAACAGAGTAGCTATACTGGATATAGATGTGCACCATGGTAATGGGGCGCAGGAAATATTCTATAAGAACAAAGATGTTTTACACATAGATATTCATAGAAATCCCCACGACTTTTACCCCTTTACTGGTTTTCCAGAAGATATAGGCATAGGTAAGGGAAGAGGATATTCTGCTAACTTCATAGTTCTACCACATACTGGTGATGATTCATATGTTCAAATAGTTGATTACGCTTTTAAGCTTATACAATTATATGGTCCCGAAGCACTGGTTGTATCCGCTGGATTTGATGGTTATAAGAATGATGGATTAGCTGATCTAGATTTGTCGCAGTATTCATATTATTATATAGGTTGGAAGCTTTCAAAAATAGATGTTCCAGTAATCATTGTTTTAGAAGGAGGATATAGTTTAGGACTAATAGAAGGAATACCTGCATTTCTCAATGGACTGCTTAGTATTGAAAAACAATATGGTAAGACTATAACTAATAATAAAACATCATCATATAACTTAATGATAGCTGAAAAAATCTTTAATACAATAACTAAGCTGTGGAGACAGAGACATGAATAA
- the cyaB gene encoding class IV adenylate cyclase — MNNYVEVEGKYRITCNNIRKINYFLEENGFKEKYRVVEKDIYYNHPCRDFSRTDEALRVRIRKYIGQGIVKIVLTYKGSRKILAEGVKARKEIEVELNNWRKMDKILLSLGFQRVASFVKERIIYRKKDVEVTIDHVYGLGRFMEVETNNRSIIENIYSSLSECLQPVNKTYLELCLETQKCRDDFDDS; from the coding sequence ATGAATAACTATGTGGAAGTTGAGGGAAAATATAGAATAACATGTAACAATATTCGCAAAATCAATTATTTTCTCGAAGAAAATGGTTTCAAAGAAAAATACAGAGTTGTCGAAAAGGATATATACTATAATCATCCCTGCAGAGATTTTTCCCGAACAGATGAAGCGTTAAGGGTTAGGATTAGAAAATACATAGGACAAGGAATTGTAAAGATCGTTTTAACATATAAGGGTTCCAGGAAAATTTTAGCAGAAGGTGTAAAGGCGAGAAAAGAAATAGAGGTGGAATTGAATAATTGGAGAAAAATGGATAAAATCCTGCTCAGCCTCGGCTTCCAGAGAGTTGCCTCATTCGTTAAAGAAAGAATTATTTATAGGAAAAAAGACGTTGAGGTCACAATAGATCATGTTTATGGATTAGGAAGATTCATGGAGGTTGAGACAAATAATCGATCTATTATAGAAAATATATATTCTAGTTTATCCGAATGTTTACAACCTGTTAATAAAACATATTTAGAGCTTTGTTTAGAGACACAAAAATGCAGAGATGATTTCGATGACTCGTAG
- a CDS encoding DNA double-strand break repair nuclease NurA, which yields MGLLSDLIDKIRRVAENNIDTYARDDDSRIHRLYDYFEYVSEDVKTTRKPEIIITDLGEASPSKRFTNIYALDSSSRVVDTPYLFIAIGSVSAINRFNGFIIDHPEPSQLIRSPPTGTGKFLAIVPEIMSVMDEIRRSIEEIAYTYNPAGTPYTPSYNKFAILDELRIRLENYMLKQLCSRNIDNSIVFLDGPIYYVPPNITDIDKNSVEYQYFLAWKILVKERIRLVEKIISKNNVVMGIVKRLYRTNLLSRIDPLEIAGNARINDEAYLSLAVNNVVKNNAKLFVLGPIKYSFYNARLNLVFPVKKIYYLGIPKRTIYGYSGFREYAFYRFEILNSSERILADNNISPLDPVLYDSVVAGSILPLSILIVDQRVKKITSAIANNLIREISQSGETTLRYISI from the coding sequence ATGGGATTATTATCTGATTTAATCGATAAGATAAGAAGGGTTGCGGAGAACAATATAGATACGTATGCAAGAGATGATGATAGCAGAATACATAGACTCTACGATTACTTCGAATATGTATCTGAAGATGTTAAAACAACTAGAAAACCTGAAATAATCATTACTGATCTAGGCGAGGCTTCTCCGAGTAAACGGTTTACAAACATATATGCACTAGATAGTAGCTCGAGAGTTGTTGATACTCCATATTTATTTATAGCTATCGGCTCTGTATCAGCCATTAATAGGTTCAATGGATTCATAATTGATCATCCAGAGCCTTCCCAATTAATACGGAGTCCTCCAACGGGTACTGGTAAGTTTTTAGCTATTGTTCCAGAGATCATGTCTGTCATGGACGAGATACGTAGAAGTATAGAAGAAATAGCTTATACATATAATCCTGCTGGGACACCCTATACTCCAAGCTATAATAAATTCGCAATACTAGATGAGCTTAGAATTAGGCTGGAAAACTATATGTTGAAACAATTATGTTCTAGAAACATAGATAATTCAATAGTTTTTCTTGACGGGCCAATATATTATGTTCCACCAAATATTACGGATATCGATAAAAATAGTGTGGAGTACCAATATTTTCTGGCCTGGAAAATTCTTGTAAAGGAAAGAATAAGGCTTGTCGAAAAAATTATTAGCAAAAACAATGTGGTTATGGGAATTGTTAAGAGATTATATAGGACAAATCTATTATCAAGAATTGATCCTTTAGAAATAGCTGGGAATGCCCGAATAAATGATGAAGCATATCTATCGCTGGCAGTTAATAATGTTGTAAAGAATAATGCAAAATTATTTGTTCTCGGGCCAATCAAGTATTCTTTCTACAATGCTCGTTTAAACTTGGTTTTTCCAGTTAAGAAAATATATTATCTCGGGATACCTAAGAGAACAATTTATGGATATAGTGGATTCAGAGAATATGCTTTTTACAGATTCGAGATCTTGAATAGTTCTGAGAGGATCCTGGCTGATAATAATATTTCTCCCCTAGACCCTGTTCTCTACGATAGTGTTGTTGCTGGAAGTATATTGCCTCTGAGCATATTAATTGTTGATCAAAGAGTTAAAAAGATCACATCAGCAATAGCTAATAATCTAATACGCGAGATTTCTCAAAGCGGCGAAACAACATTAAGGTATATTTCAATATAG
- a CDS encoding ATP-binding protein — MDEIVAKLEKKFKKAVETAEKYGDIIGWVSRTSPSSITEEGGIVIFDVDPATYFNNFIDIASAGSYLAVVDIKTGHIISMKVLGVERRDILAELDLPDMYISLPGREVSGLLTRTRVKAKPLLEYDPETGNVSIANYVIEPQSPVIKPRNPIVIQKILGLPTEGVFIGYVTIGDKPVFDIGAPLYLPLKTFYQHVLVLGTTGSGKTTLLKNMVASLYSRYNIRSELGATMIIMDPNRDYTTLPLKPRWEFSEGIDKELEQKMLEKTRDKINRPKGLVIILPITRYVIERIGGEYNWAKTLKFIAEDYVRSTYESIALRMGWSLSIDKLSVIEEPGNPPLRFVKLTIKVNYGDDIDEFTLFIIPYGFRFKDIASKEFISLNPYFTRQAKDGLFRLMNYLKAKNAVVETIYDFYESLREARIRYHEKPGTRHGIITDPNREYIIDLIKELAIHKSTLENMIRQIGSLIDTGLFDIEVKQGKGEDKYLHEPLIETILEKHYEIFEGYPIIIDLEYLQENSIADPEKIISIVAFRILNRVFSWKISRTRQRIYTQPVIILIDEAHRFFPSKGGGREEYIEHVSSMIDRIARLGRARRLGLVFSTHSPKDVHDIILQLANTKIVLRMDKSQLSSLDIPSEYRDLIIRASDRVGIVKSHILRMSYISFRTPLPLTGHYDLSAINI; from the coding sequence ATGGATGAAATAGTAGCTAAGCTCGAGAAAAAGTTTAAGAAAGCTGTTGAAACAGCTGAGAAATACGGAGATATAATTGGATGGGTATCACGAACAAGTCCTTCAAGCATAACTGAGGAAGGAGGAATAGTAATTTTCGACGTCGACCCCGCTACTTACTTTAATAATTTCATAGATATAGCTTCTGCCGGTAGCTATTTAGCAGTAGTAGATATTAAAACAGGACACATCATAAGTATGAAGGTCTTAGGTGTTGAGAGACGTGATATTCTAGCAGAGCTTGATCTGCCTGACATGTATATTTCCTTGCCTGGAAGAGAGGTTTCAGGACTACTAACTAGGACAAGGGTTAAAGCAAAACCCTTACTAGAATATGATCCGGAAACAGGTAATGTTAGCATAGCTAACTACGTTATCGAGCCGCAATCCCCCGTAATAAAGCCTAGAAACCCTATAGTAATACAGAAAATACTGGGATTACCCACTGAAGGGGTTTTCATTGGATATGTAACCATAGGCGATAAGCCAGTATTTGATATTGGTGCTCCACTCTATCTTCCACTAAAAACATTTTATCAACACGTACTTGTACTGGGAACAACTGGTTCGGGAAAAACAACATTACTTAAAAACATGGTAGCTTCACTGTATTCAAGATACAATATAAGAAGTGAATTAGGTGCAACAATGATAATAATGGATCCAAACAGGGATTATACGACACTTCCACTAAAACCTAGATGGGAGTTCAGCGAAGGCATAGATAAGGAGCTAGAACAGAAAATGCTGGAAAAAACAAGGGATAAAATAAATAGGCCGAAAGGATTAGTGATTATTCTCCCAATAACTCGTTATGTAATTGAACGTATAGGCGGAGAGTATAATTGGGCAAAAACACTCAAGTTCATTGCAGAAGACTATGTTAGATCAACATATGAATCCATAGCATTAAGAATGGGGTGGAGTCTTTCTATTGATAAGTTAAGCGTTATAGAAGAACCTGGAAATCCACCACTTAGATTCGTCAAGTTAACAATTAAAGTGAACTATGGAGATGACATAGATGAATTTACATTGTTTATAATACCCTATGGTTTCAGGTTTAAAGATATAGCATCAAAAGAATTCATATCCCTAAACCCCTATTTTACACGTCAAGCAAAGGATGGTTTATTTAGGTTAATGAACTATTTAAAAGCAAAAAACGCAGTTGTTGAAACAATTTATGATTTCTACGAATCTCTAAGAGAAGCGAGGATCAGATACCACGAGAAGCCTGGAACTAGACATGGAATAATAACTGATCCAAACCGCGAATACATTATTGATCTAATAAAAGAACTAGCTATTCATAAATCAACACTGGAAAACATGATTAGACAAATAGGATCACTAATCGACACAGGTTTATTCGATATCGAGGTTAAACAAGGAAAAGGCGAAGATAAATACTTGCATGAACCGCTAATTGAGACAATACTTGAAAAACACTATGAAATATTTGAAGGATACCCTATAATTATTGATCTAGAATATCTACAGGAAAATAGCATTGCTGATCCCGAAAAAATAATTAGCATAGTCGCCTTTAGAATCCTGAACAGAGTGTTCTCATGGAAAATTTCGCGAACAAGACAAAGGATCTATACTCAACCAGTAATAATACTAATTGATGAAGCCCATAGATTCTTTCCAAGTAAGGGAGGGGGACGCGAAGAATACATTGAGCATGTGTCGAGTATGATTGATAGAATAGCTAGGCTTGGAAGAGCTCGTAGACTAGGATTGGTGTTCTCAACACATTCACCAAAAGATGTGCATGACATAATTCTCCAACTAGCTAATACTAAAATAGTTTTAAGAATGGATAAAAGCCAATTATCCAGCCTCGATATACCAAGCGAATATAGAGACCTGATTATTAGAGCTAGTGATAGAGTAGGCATTGTTAAGAGCCATATATTGAGAATGAGCTATATATCATTTCGAACACCATTACCGCTGACAGGACATTATGATTTATCAGCAATTAATATCTAG
- a CDS encoding TIM barrel protein, producing MLLLRLTRTVRITRDKAYKLGEALKNNILLSIHAPCFINLACSKDKVVEASISRIIRSIEAASWMNAYIVVFHPGYYGGYSRSEALRKKLLIIWNNLLIFRNRMG from the coding sequence TTGCTTTTGCTACGGCTAACCAGAACGGTAAGAATCACTAGGGATAAAGCATATAAGCTTGGAGAAGCACTGAAGAACAATATTTTGCTAAGTATTCATGCACCTTGCTTCATAAATCTTGCCTGCTCTAAGGATAAAGTCGTAGAAGCCAGTATATCTAGGATAATTAGAAGTATTGAAGCAGCTTCATGGATGAATGCATACATTGTTGTTTTTCACCCAGGATATTATGGAGGATATAGTAGAAGCGAAGCATTAAGAAAAAAGTTATTGATAATTTGGAACAATTTGTTGATTTTTAGGAATAGAATGGGTTAG
- a CDS encoding NUDIX hydrolase, with protein MTRRAVVGVGAVVLVGDKILLVKRGNEPCRGCWSIPGGHLEYGESIGEAAHRELLEETGINARPLGIIYVDEILPSNSSRYHFVLIDVLMDTKYMVEPKASSDALQARFYPLDNLPKPLTPSTKRFINYLKLLIKKNKLYDSLIPLSEV; from the coding sequence ATGACTCGTAGAGCAGTAGTTGGCGTGGGGGCTGTTGTATTAGTAGGTGATAAAATACTGCTTGTAAAGAGAGGAAACGAACCATGCAGAGGATGCTGGTCCATACCGGGCGGACACTTAGAGTATGGGGAATCAATCGGAGAAGCTGCTCATAGGGAATTACTCGAAGAGACAGGTATTAATGCTAGACCCCTTGGAATAATTTATGTAGACGAGATCCTCCCCAGTAATAGTTCTAGGTATCACTTCGTTCTCATAGATGTACTAATGGATACTAAGTATATGGTAGAACCGAAGGCTTCATCCGATGCTTTACAAGCTCGATTTTATCCATTAGATAATCTTCCCAAACCACTTACTCCTTCTACTAAACGTTTTATAAATTATTTAAAATTATTAATTAAGAAGAACAAATTATATGATAGCTTAATACCTTTAAGCGAGGTTTAA
- a CDS encoding phosphoesterase, whose amino-acid sequence MTKTSKKNIARVFVGGDWDADGVVAAALIVYSQEKLGMYPLKTKAIIDKRPVDPEKLKFIIGSFRGNYDLVVLLDLPYTDTVPRVLKIIKQHFGVKKIMYIDHHLSTLTNEEKLKDVVDELIIDHKMPTAGIVEKLLEENGISIHLRLKSFVEVVKYMDSGRKVPQKYLKLFQITSMFSKALTAIRDENLWVKIVDWLASPSPLPMPLNEEVMKKVKKVIETRDREIKEKALDLALSAVKIGELRFIDARNEWKHRGGTALASKISSILKAPVAVLVDTNKNYSLLIIKAPRGKAYRIAKFLIGEGIALDIAGHPNLAIVKIKKDPDKKELIYKLREAEFYI is encoded by the coding sequence TTGACGAAGACAAGTAAGAAGAATATTGCTAGAGTATTTGTTGGCGGAGACTGGGATGCTGATGGAGTTGTTGCTGCAGCATTAATAGTTTATTCACAGGAAAAACTAGGTATGTATCCGTTGAAAACAAAAGCTATTATTGATAAGAGACCCGTTGATCCGGAAAAGCTGAAGTTCATAATTGGAAGTTTCAGAGGAAACTATGATCTAGTAGTTCTCTTAGATCTGCCATATACCGATACTGTGCCACGTGTCCTAAAAATAATTAAGCAACATTTTGGAGTAAAGAAGATAATGTATATTGATCACCACTTATCCACTCTAACAAATGAAGAGAAGCTTAAAGATGTAGTTGATGAATTAATAATAGATCACAAAATGCCTACTGCGGGAATCGTTGAAAAATTATTAGAGGAAAACGGGATATCAATACATCTTAGGCTTAAATCGTTTGTTGAAGTAGTCAAGTATATGGATAGTGGTAGAAAAGTTCCACAAAAATATCTAAAACTGTTCCAGATAACATCAATGTTCTCAAAAGCCTTAACAGCGATAAGAGATGAGAATCTCTGGGTTAAAATTGTTGATTGGCTTGCCTCGCCATCCCCACTACCAATGCCTCTAAACGAAGAGGTTATGAAGAAAGTGAAGAAGGTAATTGAAACAAGGGATAGGGAAATAAAGGAGAAAGCACTTGATCTAGCTTTGAGCGCTGTAAAAATTGGGGAGCTGAGATTTATTGATGCACGTAACGAGTGGAAGCACCGTGGAGGAACAGCATTAGCATCCAAGATATCGTCTATTTTAAAAGCACCTGTTGCAGTATTAGTTGATACAAACAAGAACTATTCATTACTAATAATTAAGGCTCCAAGGGGTAAAGCATATAGGATTGCAAAGTTCCTTATAGGCGAGGGAATAGCACTAGATATTGCCGGCCACCCAAATCTGGCCATAGTAAAGATTAAGAAAGATCCCGATAAGAAGGAGCTAATCTATAAGTTGAGAGAAGCTGAATTCTATATATAA
- the cas4 gene encoding CRISPR-associated protein Cas4, producing the protein MLQQYRSSQEILSIIYSEYMKEVYEKLEESKDPSIIFVTDLVACTHKYHLRHLFPELTIRFEPAAILGDLVHSGLESILENRGFKTEYPVERKYKVKGKEYVLKGRVDAYNEEKGVVVEIKTSRSTQNLPREHHVYQLQVYLNILNADKGILIYITPDRLLEFYVRKEKIDIKSLIKMVIEDRVHPKWEWECKYCYFHKICPYRVGY; encoded by the coding sequence TTGCTTCAACAATACAGGTCTTCGCAGGAAATACTCTCAATCATATATAGTGAGTATATGAAGGAAGTATATGAGAAACTTGAGGAATCAAAGGATCCAAGTATAATATTTGTAACAGATCTTGTTGCATGCACTCATAAATACCATTTACGCCATTTATTTCCAGAGCTAACTATTAGGTTTGAACCAGCGGCTATACTAGGGGATCTGGTGCATTCTGGGCTAGAAAGTATTTTGGAGAATAGAGGTTTTAAAACAGAATATCCTGTTGAACGTAAATATAAGGTAAAGGGTAAGGAATATGTTCTTAAGGGCCGCGTTGATGCTTATAATGAGGAGAAAGGCGTTGTAGTTGAAATTAAAACTAGTAGGTCAACGCAGAATCTACCTAGAGAGCATCATGTTTATCAATTACAAGTGTATCTCAACATCTTAAATGCTGATAAAGGTATACTAATCTATATAACACCGGATAGGTTACTAGAGTTCTATGTTAGAAAGGAGAAAATCGATATAAAATCTCTTATCAAAATGGTTATAGAGGATAGAGTGCATCCAAAATGGGAATGGGAATGTAAATATTGTTATTTCCACAAGATATGCCCATACAGGGTTGGTTATTAA
- the pgsA gene encoding archaetidylinositol phosphate synthase — MLTKLRSYVKVYLEKIGFKIACIGIKPNHITGLSLVFAFLSFVSAYFSNISWFILFIILSGLMDVLDGAVARASGNVTCFGGFLDSTLDRFSDALFIISLIYMGFRVLDVFVLLIFSFIISYTRAKAESLNIKMEGVGIIERGERLLFIFLTALFVYLGFFNIGLFLFYTLLALSILTVLQRIIHVFKETR; from the coding sequence ATGTTGACAAAGCTGAGGAGCTATGTTAAAGTATACTTGGAAAAAATAGGTTTCAAGATTGCTTGTATTGGTATTAAGCCAAACCATATTACAGGTTTATCTCTAGTATTTGCTTTCTTATCATTTGTTTCAGCTTATTTCTCGAATATTTCATGGTTTATACTATTTATTATTTTATCAGGGCTTATGGATGTATTGGATGGCGCTGTAGCTAGAGCCTCTGGAAATGTAACGTGTTTCGGAGGATTTCTTGATTCAACACTTGATAGGTTTTCGGATGCTTTATTTATTATCTCACTAATATACATGGGTTTCAGAGTCTTAGATGTTTTTGTTCTTCTAATATTTTCTTTCATTATAAGCTATACGAGAGCCAAAGCTGAATCGTTGAATATTAAGATGGAGGGTGTAGGGATTATTGAGAGAGGAGAGAGGTTGTTATTTATCTTTTTAACTGCATTATTTGTTTATCTAGGATTTTTCAATATAGGCTTGTTTTTATTCTATACATTATTAGCTTTATCTATTCTAACAGTATTACAGAGAATTATACATGTATTTAAGGAAACAAGATAA